One window of the Flavobacteriaceae bacterium YJPT1-3 genome contains the following:
- the typA gene encoding translational GTPase TypA, translating to MEIRNIAIIAHVDHGKTTLVDKIMYHCELFRENENTGDLILDNNDLERERGITITSKNVAVTYKGTKINIIDTPGHADFGGEVERVLNMADGVLLLVDAFEGPMPQTRFVLQKAINLGLKPCVVINKVDKENCTPEEVHEKVFDLMFELGAEEWQLDFPTVYGSAKNNWMGEDWKEPTDSIEPLLDMVIEHIPTPKVETGTPQMLITSLDFSTYTGRIAIGRLQRGELKENMPVALVKRNGDIQKTRIKELHVFEGMGRKKVASVMAGDICAVVGLEGFEIGDTIADAENPEGLKTIDIDEPTMSMLFTINDSPFFGKDGKFVTSRHIKERLTKELEKNLALRVEETDSADKFMVYGRGVLHLSVLIETMRREGYELQIGQPQVIIKEIDGVKCEPIEELTIDLPEHVSGKAVEMVTMRKGEMLSMEAKGERMVCEFLIPSRGIIGLRNQLLTATAGEAIMAHRFKEYQPLKGAIAERNNGSLVSMENGQAIPYSIDKLQDRGKFFVDPGESIYEGQVIGENSRQDDMTVNITKTKKLSNVRSSGADDKARIVPAIKFSLEEALEYIQKDEYVEVTPNALRLRKIYLKEVDRKRNKS from the coding sequence ATGGAAATCAGAAATATTGCAATCATTGCCCACGTAGACCACGGTAAGACCACCCTGGTCGATAAGATCATGTACCACTGTGAGCTCTTCCGTGAAAACGAGAACACCGGTGACCTGATCCTGGATAACAATGATCTGGAGCGTGAGCGTGGCATCACCATCACCTCTAAAAACGTAGCAGTTACTTATAAAGGAACCAAGATCAATATCATTGATACTCCGGGTCACGCCGACTTTGGCGGTGAAGTGGAGCGCGTATTGAACATGGCTGACGGGGTATTGCTTTTAGTCGATGCCTTTGAAGGGCCCATGCCTCAGACCCGTTTTGTATTGCAGAAAGCGATCAACCTGGGCTTAAAACCTTGTGTGGTCATCAACAAAGTAGATAAAGAGAACTGTACTCCAGAAGAAGTGCACGAGAAAGTTTTCGACCTCATGTTTGAATTGGGAGCGGAAGAATGGCAATTGGATTTCCCAACTGTTTACGGAAGTGCCAAGAATAACTGGATGGGGGAAGACTGGAAAGAGCCCACCGATTCGATCGAGCCGTTATTGGATATGGTGATCGAGCACATACCGACTCCAAAAGTAGAAACAGGAACACCTCAAATGCTGATCACCTCTTTGGATTTTAGTACCTACACCGGTCGAATTGCTATCGGTCGTTTGCAGCGCGGAGAATTGAAGGAAAATATGCCCGTAGCCCTGGTCAAGCGCAATGGAGATATCCAAAAGACCCGAATTAAAGAATTACATGTTTTTGAAGGCATGGGGCGCAAGAAAGTAGCCAGTGTCATGGCCGGTGATATTTGTGCGGTAGTGGGTCTGGAAGGTTTTGAGATTGGCGATACGATAGCTGATGCAGAAAATCCGGAAGGATTGAAGACCATCGATATTGATGAGCCTACCATGAGCATGCTCTTTACCATCAACGATTCCCCCTTCTTCGGGAAAGATGGAAAATTTGTTACTTCCCGTCACATCAAGGAGCGTCTGACCAAAGAATTGGAAAAGAACCTGGCTCTTCGCGTGGAAGAAACAGACAGTGCAGATAAATTTATGGTCTACGGCCGTGGAGTCTTGCACTTATCAGTCTTGATCGAAACCATGCGTCGGGAAGGTTACGAATTGCAGATTGGACAGCCTCAGGTGATCATTAAAGAGATCGACGGGGTGAAGTGCGAACCGATTGAAGAATTGACCATTGATTTACCGGAACACGTTTCTGGGAAAGCAGTGGAGATGGTTACTATGCGTAAGGGAGAAATGTTGAGCATGGAAGCCAAAGGAGAGCGCATGGTGTGCGAATTCTTAATTCCATCCCGAGGGATCATCGGTCTACGAAATCAGTTGCTCACGGCCACCGCTGGAGAGGCTATTATGGCGCACCGCTTTAAAGAATATCAACCTTTAAAAGGAGCCATTGCAGAGCGAAATAACGGTTCTTTGGTCTCTATGGAGAATGGTCAGGCTATTCCTTATTCCATCGATAAGTTGCAGGACCGTGGTAAGTTTTTCGTCGATCCGGGAGAAAGTATATACGAAGGACAGGTGATTGGGGAGAACAGTCGGCAGGATGACATGACCGTCAATATTACCAAGACCAAGAAACTCTCTAATGTTCGTTCTTCAGGAGCTGATGATAAGGCACGTATCGTGCCTGCGATCAAGTTTTCTTTGGAGGAGGCGTTGGAATACATCCAGAAAGATGAATATGTGGAGGTTACTCCAAACGCATTGCGTTTGCGTAAGATTTATTTGAAAGAGGTAGACCGCAAGCGAAACAAGAGCTAA
- a CDS encoding phosphatase PAP2 family protein yields the protein MRFLLFSLLLICFAFAKSSAQDLPARKAGSQYRGNESDQVQIDPRAYETDRTLWQDFTYDMGNVFKSTGFAYSRPLYWQGDDFLKFGGVAVTTFGLYTIDTDIRREFGVQRDYIPEPILDYGTYAGNPQNSYGAMGAVYLYGLFTRNEKLRRTGVLLIASATATGFVQQLAKSAVGRARPEAGLGKHFFKPFGGSSAYRSFPSGHTVLTFTSAHVIAKQFKSPWVKAGIYAVGLIPGLSRIYNDAHWASDVFLSLAMSYFMVEAIDFYLDRKYAQKYNPKEPHSSTLSLTFGGGGIGAVYAF from the coding sequence ATGCGTTTTTTACTGTTCAGTTTACTATTGATTTGTTTTGCTTTCGCGAAATCGAGTGCGCAAGACTTGCCAGCTCGCAAGGCAGGTTCACAATATAGAGGTAATGAAAGCGATCAGGTACAGATCGATCCCAGAGCCTATGAAACGGATCGTACCTTGTGGCAGGATTTCACCTATGACATGGGCAATGTCTTCAAAAGCACCGGTTTCGCTTACAGTCGGCCATTGTACTGGCAAGGCGATGATTTTCTAAAGTTTGGAGGGGTAGCCGTGACCACTTTCGGGCTGTACACCATCGACACGGATATACGACGGGAATTTGGCGTACAACGGGATTATATACCCGAGCCTATTCTTGATTATGGGACGTACGCGGGAAATCCGCAGAACAGTTACGGCGCTATGGGTGCGGTGTATCTGTACGGTTTGTTCACCCGCAATGAGAAGCTACGACGAACCGGGGTGTTGCTGATCGCATCAGCGACGGCTACGGGATTTGTACAGCAATTGGCCAAGTCGGCTGTCGGTCGCGCCCGCCCGGAGGCGGGCTTGGGGAAGCACTTTTTTAAGCCTTTCGGCGGAAGTTCGGCCTACCGGTCGTTCCCTTCGGGACACACGGTACTGACGTTCACCAGTGCCCATGTGATCGCCAAGCAGTTTAAGAGTCCCTGGGTCAAAGCCGGAATCTACGCGGTAGGCTTGATACCGGGACTGTCCAGAATTTATAATGACGCCCATTGGGCCAGTGATGTCTTTTTGAGTCTGGCCATGAGTTACTTTATGGTGGAAGCCATAGATTTTTATCTCGATCGCAAATACGCTCAAAAATACAACCCTAAAGAGCCTCATTCGTCTACGCTCAGTTTGACCTTTGGCGGAGGTGGGATAGGAGCGGTGTATGCTTTTTAA
- a CDS encoding Rho termination factor N-terminal domain-containing protein gives MAKDHGNSIKNDEQYEALREEGMSKEKAARIANTENAGKKGGKAEPYEERTKEELVEQAKEIGIDNYSTMNKEELIEALRNH, from the coding sequence ATGGCTAAAGACCACGGAAACTCCATCAAAAATGACGAACAATACGAAGCCCTGCGCGAGGAAGGCATGAGCAAAGAAAAAGCCGCCCGTATCGCCAACACCGAAAATGCCGGAAAAAAAGGCGGGAAGGCTGAACCTTATGAAGAGCGAACCAAGGAAGAACTGGTGGAGCAGGCCAAAGAAATCGGCATCGATAACTACAGTACGATGAACAAAGAGGAATTGATAGAAGCGCTTAGAAATCACTAG
- the nhaA gene encoding Na+/H+ antiporter NhaA, with product MRSTPADRFINRVGALVGDSKSQGVLLTIMVLIALVWANSPYADAYFHLLEQDFTIGLEDYALTESLHKWINDGLMALFFFLVGLEIKREFISGELSTWRKAAVPVIAALGGMVVPIVFFLLFNYGTEASAAWGIPMATDIAFTLSLVAILGTLVHNNLKVFLTALATVDDIGAILVIAFFLTPQVDLGALIAGFIYLGIMTGANLLGVRNMWFYIIVGVLGLWVALLLSGIHATLAGVLGALTIPARRKVTEREYQEKLRQWTRDFDNESTNEYALLTENQDQIIQQVVLASKRASTPLQRVERKLSPLVSYFIIPLFAFANAGVRIEGDFLSMLFHPLSLGIVVGLLAGKLIGVFAFSKVAVWAQLGRLPEQTSWSGIAGAGMMAGIGFTMSLFIAELALDDERLLQIAKIGILAASFLAIVLGALWFVFRNRNVEVSVDEVSVAKE from the coding sequence ATGAGATCGACCCCTGCAGATCGTTTTATCAATCGAGTGGGTGCTTTGGTGGGTGATTCAAAGTCCCAGGGAGTGCTTTTAACCATCATGGTCCTGATCGCTCTCGTTTGGGCCAATTCCCCTTATGCCGATGCCTATTTCCATTTGCTGGAGCAGGATTTTACCATTGGTTTGGAAGATTATGCTCTGACGGAAAGCCTCCACAAATGGATCAATGACGGCCTGATGGCTCTTTTCTTTTTTCTGGTGGGTCTGGAGATCAAGCGGGAATTCATTTCCGGAGAACTCTCCACCTGGCGCAAAGCCGCGGTGCCGGTCATTGCCGCTTTGGGTGGCATGGTCGTGCCCATCGTATTCTTTTTACTTTTCAACTACGGAACGGAGGCCTCAGCAGCCTGGGGGATTCCTATGGCTACTGACATTGCTTTTACACTCAGTTTGGTGGCGATTCTGGGTACGTTGGTTCACAACAATTTAAAGGTATTTCTAACTGCCCTGGCCACGGTAGACGACATCGGCGCGATCTTAGTGATCGCCTTTTTCTTGACTCCTCAGGTCGATCTGGGTGCATTGATTGCTGGCTTTATCTATCTGGGCATCATGACCGGAGCCAATCTACTGGGAGTTAGGAACATGTGGTTTTACATCATTGTAGGCGTTCTTGGCTTGTGGGTAGCCTTGCTGCTTTCCGGTATTCATGCCACCCTGGCCGGAGTACTTGGGGCCTTGACCATTCCGGCACGAAGAAAAGTCACCGAACGCGAATACCAAGAGAAATTAAGGCAATGGACCCGCGATTTTGACAACGAATCCACCAACGAATACGCCTTACTCACGGAAAATCAGGATCAAATTATCCAGCAGGTGGTTTTAGCCAGTAAAAGAGCCAGCACTCCACTGCAACGGGTAGAACGCAAATTGAGTCCGTTGGTCTCCTACTTTATCATTCCCTTGTTCGCTTTCGCGAATGCGGGGGTCCGCATAGAAGGTGACTTCCTGAGTATGCTTTTCCATCCATTGAGTTTGGGAATCGTCGTGGGACTGCTGGCGGGGAAATTGATTGGGGTATTTGCTTTTTCCAAAGTGGCAGTTTGGGCTCAATTGGGCAGGTTGCCGGAGCAGACATCCTGGTCTGGTATCGCTGGCGCCGGTATGATGGCCGGAATTGGATTTACCATGTCGCTCTTCATAGCAGAATTGGCCCTGGATGATGAACGCTTGCTGCAAATCGCTAAAATTGGAATTTTGGCCGCTTCTTTCCTGGCCATAGTCCTGGGAGCTTTATGGTTTGTGTTCCGGAACAGAAATGTAGAGGTGTCAGTAGATGAGGTATCAGTAGCCAAAGAGTAA
- a CDS encoding carboxypeptidase-like regulatory domain-containing protein, whose product MKSHWIVTFLLLMLVSWTGAQNDTEVVVYYDTSLSMQERNTFSEFDQLQQTLSSYTSSRLKVVQFSNAINQEDRYAINPEDLARLSSDLQRVIYDGATDYSVINLNQSALLYVLMTDGRSLGSNWPQTADAPVFVINSTERRNAKALQALATATKGQYIDLFDASKEAKEAVVLRTVSGVVYDNDGPIAEATVRVRNTTVSTTSDSQGNFTLEAPQGAVLVVSFTGKKTRGIRIQDRSNYDINMDYLDENLEEVILTATSGTEEQTEDLGLGEVDKRSLGYAVQSIDEEEISAGDTDIVQSVSGQFSGINVQNNQDLSQFVGRGIAQSIQGDYYGLIVVDGVPMQKSNSRTGDIFSLANIDPQNVADITVLKGLAATNRWGTLGRNGVILIKTKAFASGSGNKGKEKRLGTTATYRGGAQELAALPKAPYIEVLKQATTIDEAYEAYIAQRKIHGDKSSFFLDVATYFKGWENDYLSAKIVSNTVERYEKEIPLLRATAYFYQDIGAMKEAVQLYEYILELEPSQAQSYRDLAVAYDLAGSYEKALELHNRIVRLKQTGSTLFNGLQESLTYDYKNLVAQHGSLLDASKIQPKYQSNATLHKRIVVEWNEPSAEFDLQIVNPQQRFFTWSHTRTAESQRMMQETKQGYALEEYFLTPKDQGTWMFNMKRIGDPGVMNQPLYVKITVYSNFGQPNQKEEIRMVQLPDNGAMATVLKIIV is encoded by the coding sequence ATGAAAAGTCATTGGATAGTTACCTTTTTGCTCTTGATGCTGGTTTCCTGGACGGGAGCTCAAAACGACACCGAAGTGGTCGTTTATTACGATACCTCCCTTTCCATGCAGGAGCGCAATACGTTCTCAGAATTTGATCAATTGCAGCAGACCTTGTCGTCCTATACCTCGAGTCGGCTAAAAGTGGTGCAGTTCAGTAATGCCATTAATCAAGAAGATCGTTATGCCATTAACCCGGAAGACCTGGCTCGTCTAAGCAGCGATTTACAAAGGGTAATTTATGACGGAGCGACTGATTATTCGGTCATAAATCTCAATCAATCGGCTCTGCTTTACGTCTTGATGACCGATGGCCGCTCGCTCGGCTCCAACTGGCCTCAAACAGCAGATGCTCCAGTATTTGTGATCAATTCTACGGAGCGTCGGAATGCTAAGGCACTACAAGCGCTGGCTACTGCTACCAAAGGACAATACATCGATCTTTTTGATGCGAGTAAGGAGGCTAAAGAAGCCGTGGTTTTGCGAACGGTAAGTGGGGTGGTTTATGACAACGACGGACCTATAGCGGAAGCTACGGTCAGGGTTCGGAATACGACCGTGAGTACCACTAGCGATTCCCAGGGAAATTTTACGCTGGAAGCTCCGCAGGGTGCCGTATTGGTCGTTTCTTTTACTGGCAAGAAAACCCGGGGAATACGAATACAAGATAGAAGTAATTATGACATCAACATGGACTATCTGGATGAGAATCTAGAAGAGGTCATCCTGACGGCCACCTCGGGAACCGAGGAGCAAACGGAGGACCTGGGTCTGGGCGAAGTGGATAAACGCAGTTTGGGCTACGCGGTCCAGTCTATCGATGAAGAAGAGATCAGCGCCGGAGATACCGATATCGTCCAAAGCGTCAGCGGTCAATTTTCGGGAATCAACGTGCAGAATAATCAGGACCTCAGTCAATTTGTGGGTCGGGGTATTGCCCAAAGTATTCAGGGCGATTACTACGGATTGATCGTGGTGGACGGCGTACCCATGCAAAAATCAAATTCCCGAACGGGAGATATCTTTAGCCTGGCGAATATCGATCCGCAAAATGTGGCTGATATTACCGTACTCAAAGGATTGGCCGCCACCAACCGCTGGGGTACCCTGGGTCGTAACGGGGTGATCCTGATCAAGACTAAAGCCTTTGCTTCCGGCTCCGGGAATAAGGGGAAGGAGAAGCGACTGGGCACTACGGCCACCTACAGAGGAGGCGCGCAGGAACTGGCTGCCTTGCCCAAAGCGCCTTATATCGAGGTACTCAAGCAGGCTACCACTATTGATGAGGCTTACGAAGCCTACATCGCCCAGCGCAAGATCCATGGAGATAAATCATCGTTCTTCTTGGATGTAGCCACTTACTTTAAAGGTTGGGAGAACGACTACCTGAGCGCTAAGATTGTGTCGAATACCGTAGAACGTTATGAAAAGGAAATTCCCTTGCTTCGGGCGACCGCCTATTTTTATCAGGATATAGGAGCCATGAAAGAAGCGGTGCAACTCTATGAATACATTCTCGAGTTGGAGCCCTCCCAGGCCCAATCGTACCGAGATCTTGCGGTGGCCTATGACCTGGCGGGATCTTATGAGAAAGCATTGGAGCTGCACAACCGAATTGTACGTCTAAAGCAGACCGGAAGTACCCTATTTAACGGCCTGCAAGAATCGCTGACCTATGACTATAAAAACCTGGTGGCACAACATGGCTCGCTGCTGGATGCTTCCAAGATCCAGCCGAAATACCAATCCAATGCCACTTTGCACAAACGCATCGTAGTAGAATGGAATGAACCTTCGGCCGAATTTGATCTGCAGATCGTCAATCCCCAACAGCGTTTCTTTACTTGGTCTCATACACGCACGGCAGAATCTCAGCGCATGATGCAAGAGACCAAACAAGGGTATGCTTTGGAGGAGTATTTTCTAACCCCTAAAGATCAAGGCACCTGGATGTTTAATATGAAACGCATAGGAGATCCCGGAGTGATGAATCAACCTCTTTACGTCAAGATCACGGTCTATTCCAACTTTGGTCAGCCCAATCAAAAAGAAGAGATCCGAATGGTACAGTTACCCGATAACGGCGCCATGGCTACGGTTTTGAAGATTATCGTTTAG
- a CDS encoding carboxypeptidase-like regulatory domain-containing protein yields MQKRLIITRLILILLPMFLLCTAIQAQNDQNFRLQGQVTYLEKPLPDASVLVEGTKRGTLTDDGGFFSIQVKPGDRLVISRVGFRPHTVRVSEKDTAMTIAMDDYSESLDEVTITAKKSSDTLQFAERLDYDFRLRDGSILNPKRSASLIHYMGNEELKKRSAAGLPELLGGRFSGVVFDLKSNLLFIRGVPAYYIIDGVQFAYPPAINFEDIIHLFILKQEKAVAVITKFNPQYREKLFKQRQEKLLNKNIYTADDQARGSLQAITELSADLPDRMEQLKAEAYIQQQADQHLAAIENYEEIFKQRPTYAQSYRDLANAYLEAGKYDRAWRLYMAYVFNHELENQEGIGEILYSEMEWLYFNKLQASKIKQTFEPIHENKKDFERDIRLVFEWTDSEAEFELEFVGPDQRVFNFEHSYRANSELLQKERSMGSSSKEFSIEDLGDQEWLVNLTYLGNNKSTPSYLKVTTYYDWGKPTQFSEVQVFPLEKMNLKWQLLKLSSNVRAQQVSR; encoded by the coding sequence ATGCAGAAAAGACTAATCATTACTCGCCTTATTTTAATTCTCCTTCCCATGTTTTTGCTCTGTACTGCTATTCAGGCTCAGAACGATCAAAACTTCCGATTACAAGGGCAGGTCACCTACTTAGAAAAGCCTTTGCCTGATGCCAGTGTCCTTGTTGAAGGCACCAAGCGCGGTACGTTGACGGATGATGGTGGATTTTTTTCCATACAGGTGAAACCAGGAGATCGGTTGGTGATTAGTCGTGTTGGATTTCGACCTCATACCGTACGAGTGAGTGAAAAAGATACAGCAATGACAATTGCTATGGACGATTATTCGGAAAGTCTGGATGAAGTTACGATTACAGCTAAGAAAAGTTCAGACACCCTTCAATTTGCGGAACGATTGGATTACGATTTTAGACTGCGCGATGGAAGTATATTGAATCCAAAACGGAGCGCCAGTTTAATACACTATATGGGCAACGAAGAATTAAAGAAAAGATCAGCGGCAGGTTTACCTGAATTATTGGGAGGTAGATTCTCTGGGGTGGTCTTCGACTTAAAATCAAATTTGCTTTTCATTCGTGGCGTCCCTGCTTACTACATTATTGATGGGGTTCAATTTGCCTATCCTCCAGCCATTAACTTTGAAGATATAATCCATCTGTTCATTCTTAAGCAAGAAAAAGCGGTTGCTGTGATCACTAAATTTAATCCACAGTATCGGGAGAAGCTGTTTAAACAGCGACAGGAAAAGTTACTGAACAAGAACATATACACCGCCGATGATCAGGCTCGTGGTTCACTTCAAGCCATCACTGAGCTCAGTGCTGACCTTCCTGACCGTATGGAACAACTGAAAGCGGAGGCCTATATCCAACAACAGGCAGATCAACATCTGGCGGCCATCGAGAATTACGAGGAAATTTTCAAGCAGCGTCCTACCTACGCACAGTCGTATCGAGATTTAGCCAATGCCTATCTGGAGGCGGGAAAATACGATCGGGCCTGGCGTTTGTACATGGCTTATGTATTTAATCATGAACTCGAGAACCAAGAGGGGATAGGAGAGATTTTATACAGTGAAATGGAATGGCTTTATTTCAATAAACTGCAGGCCAGTAAGATCAAACAGACCTTCGAACCTATTCATGAAAATAAAAAAGATTTTGAGCGAGACATACGTCTGGTGTTTGAATGGACAGATTCAGAAGCAGAATTTGAGCTGGAGTTTGTAGGTCCTGATCAGCGGGTATTTAATTTTGAGCACAGCTACCGTGCCAACTCAGAGTTACTTCAGAAGGAAAGAAGTATGGGTTCCAGTAGCAAAGAATTCAGCATCGAAGATCTGGGCGATCAGGAATGGCTGGTTAATTTGACCTATCTGGGCAACAATAAATCCACTCCTTCTTATCTCAAAGTGACGACTTACTACGATTGGGGAAAACCAACCCAGTTTAGTGAAGTCCAGGTTTTTCCTTTAGAAAAAATGAATTTGAAATGGCAGTTGCTTAAACTTTCGTCCAATGTAAGGGCGCAACAGGTCAGCAGGTAA
- a CDS encoding carboxypeptidase-like regulatory domain-containing protein translates to MFRSFFSSSTVFIVLLSTLGSTSLQPVLAQSQTIQMEGVVTFQQEPLPDTNILIKGTTRGTQTDKKGRFALEAQVGDELIVSHVGFNDFKLILTQQSTRLSIDMDDYVESLGEVAVKAKRKRTDTLNFSKNFDIDLETSIGRINPKRINGPVKYMSGKELQKIASPLLEDALNRYAGMVRGGEKLIDKRYGITYKFDVDGFLYETAPPISYADVVHVFVIRAKGLVIVRTTKAPEIIALEKKRRAAKLLNKDFYNADARPLADGLSFSQQTATTPKKTLELQRIFGTIRYLGTPVVDVHIRTQDGGVQTKTDDNGFYELNAVAGDELHYSHVGFREVHLVVEEVTSRVDLQLVPAENELDEVVITVTRTDGTVLKDFQAKQTEFNTLRGNYDPEKAGFAIGQIDGSDISPIYSSLKEALVGKVSGYSINNTNGKAYLRGANGSLTQDYPVAWEVDGVFTNDEPLGLDLNQIQDIRVLKSLAATNRYGSMASGGVIVIKTKMGSFDASTSRAAVMAEKYRNNERYSNDARAIDPGYITANTRVEKLLALEDKEEAFAFYSVELKDQMEDYSSMIFLAQKFVTQHKDIALAREILMDLAQKHEANPEIQKAIAYHFQVLGMPREAITLYKNTAALRPQYAQSYRDLANAYVENEQFTRAWRTYMSYLMQESDLAGEGIGPMIYTEMEYLYFNRQNQTKFTETFVPQSKDINDFRNDVRMVFEWNTSEAEFDLEFVAPDLRVYTFEHTLQANPDLIYQEKTKGYSSKQFNIVDLEKGSWLVNITYHGNKKLDPTYLKVTTYTDWGQPQQLRSVQVYRLKETGQKYQLLRFEGASASKSDLLRQ, encoded by the coding sequence ATGTTCCGATCCTTCTTTTCGTCCTCCACTGTCTTTATCGTATTGCTAAGTACACTGGGTAGCACGAGCCTACAACCGGTACTCGCTCAGAGCCAAACCATCCAGATGGAGGGAGTGGTTACTTTCCAGCAAGAGCCTTTACCCGATACCAATATCCTGATCAAGGGAACCACCCGAGGTACCCAAACCGATAAAAAAGGACGTTTTGCCTTGGAGGCTCAGGTGGGGGATGAGTTGATCGTTAGTCACGTGGGTTTCAATGATTTTAAGCTAATCTTAACCCAGCAAAGCACCAGGCTCTCCATCGACATGGACGATTATGTAGAGTCGCTGGGAGAAGTGGCGGTCAAAGCCAAACGTAAAAGAACAGATACTCTAAACTTTAGTAAAAACTTTGATATTGATTTGGAAACTTCCATTGGTAGGATTAATCCAAAGAGAATAAATGGCCCGGTCAAATACATGAGTGGGAAAGAACTGCAAAAGATAGCAAGTCCTCTCTTAGAAGATGCTTTAAACAGGTATGCGGGTATGGTCAGAGGTGGGGAAAAATTAATTGATAAAAGATATGGGATCACGTATAAATTTGATGTGGATGGATTTCTTTACGAAACCGCGCCGCCAATCTCATATGCTGATGTTGTACATGTTTTTGTAATCAGAGCAAAAGGGCTTGTTATCGTGAGAACGACAAAAGCTCCAGAAATAATTGCTCTTGAAAAAAAGCGTAGAGCCGCTAAACTATTAAATAAAGATTTTTACAACGCAGATGCCCGTCCCTTAGCTGATGGGTTGTCTTTTTCACAGCAAACTGCTACAACACCAAAAAAAACATTGGAACTTCAGCGTATTTTTGGGACGATCCGCTACCTGGGCACTCCCGTAGTGGATGTCCATATCCGTACACAAGACGGAGGGGTACAAACAAAAACGGATGATAACGGTTTTTACGAGCTGAATGCGGTAGCTGGAGATGAACTTCACTACAGCCATGTAGGATTCAGAGAGGTTCATTTGGTGGTGGAAGAGGTGACCTCCAGGGTCGATTTGCAGCTGGTCCCTGCGGAAAATGAACTGGACGAAGTGGTCATTACAGTGACCCGGACAGACGGCACGGTTCTTAAGGATTTTCAGGCCAAACAAACCGAATTCAATACCCTGCGCGGTAATTATGATCCTGAAAAAGCAGGCTTTGCCATTGGACAGATCGATGGGTCCGATATTAGTCCGATCTACTCCTCCCTGAAAGAAGCCCTGGTAGGTAAGGTATCCGGCTACAGCATCAATAACACCAATGGAAAAGCGTATCTACGGGGAGCGAACGGCTCCTTGACCCAAGACTATCCTGTCGCCTGGGAAGTAGATGGGGTGTTCACCAATGACGAACCCTTGGGCTTGGACTTGAATCAAATACAGGATATCCGTGTACTAAAATCCCTGGCAGCGACCAATCGCTACGGCTCTATGGCCTCGGGAGGGGTGATCGTAATCAAAACGAAGATGGGTAGTTTTGACGCCAGCACCTCCAGAGCTGCTGTAATGGCGGAGAAATACAGAAATAATGAGCGGTATAGTAACGATGCCAGAGCTATCGATCCAGGCTACATAACCGCGAATACCCGTGTAGAAAAGCTTCTCGCCCTGGAAGATAAAGAAGAGGCCTTTGCGTTTTATAGTGTGGAACTCAAAGACCAAATGGAGGACTACAGCAGTATGATATTTTTGGCTCAAAAATTTGTCACTCAACACAAGGACATTGCTCTAGCGAGAGAAATATTAATGGACCTGGCCCAAAAACATGAGGCCAATCCCGAGATTCAGAAAGCCATCGCATACCACTTTCAAGTACTCGGGATGCCCCGGGAGGCGATCACCCTGTACAAAAATACAGCTGCCTTGCGACCGCAATACGCCCAGTCTTACCGGGACCTGGCCAATGCGTATGTAGAAAATGAGCAATTCACCAGGGCCTGGCGTACCTACATGAGTTATTTGATGCAGGAGAGCGATCTGGCCGGGGAAGGAATCGGGCCCATGATCTATACGGAAATGGAGTACCTCTATTTCAATCGACAAAATCAGACCAAATTTACCGAGACTTTTGTTCCTCAAAGTAAAGACATCAACGATTTTAGGAATGATGTGCGTATGGTTTTTGAATGGAATACATCGGAAGCGGAGTTTGATTTAGAGTTTGTGGCTCCTGACCTTCGGGTATACACCTTTGAACATACCCTGCAAGCCAATCCTGACCTGATTTATCAGGAAAAAACCAAGGGATACAGCAGCAAGCAATTCAATATTGTTGATTTGGAAAAAGGAAGCTGGCTGGTCAACATTACCTACCACGGCAACAAGAAGTTAGATCCTACCTATTTAAAAGTAACCACATACACTGATTGGGGTCAACCGCAGCAGCTGCGAAGCGTACAGGTGTATCGATTAAAGGAAACAGGACAGAAATACCAGTTATTGCGCTTTGAGGGAGCATCAGCAAGTAAATCTGACCTACTACGGCAATAA